The following DNA comes from Ooceraea biroi isolate clonal line C1 chromosome 11, Obir_v5.4, whole genome shotgun sequence.
AAGCAACGGAGGAAGAAAACAGTTATACTCGATGAAGGATACACTCGTGATTTCTTCTCgctatatataattgttgtcTCAACTGATTCGAGGTTGACAAGAATGAAGAGCGCATGATCGATGAGGGACATTTGTCGCAATAAGTGACTTAAAGATTACTGACACCAAAGAAGCTGCTTTCTTTGGAATGACAGTGTACCTGTGGGGCTTTCAGAAGTCCACGATGCCAACTGTGCCTAGGTCACTTATTTTTGCACAAAGCCTCTTCGCTGTGTAATTTTTTACCAGATCATCGACTAGCTTACCTTATCAGCTTTGGCAACAACACTGGGAGCAAAGATCACATTTTATACGAATTACCTATtgtgtatataaatgttattttcttatcGATGTCGTCGATGCATTCGTTGAGTCTTTTTTTCGTTTGAATTCatcatgtattttataatacgaaAGAGAGGGTGAATAAGTACAATCCAATCTTCAAagtttaatgttattatttttgataacatGCAGAGTTTACATCAAGGATGAATCGTGCAACGTCGACTTGATAATGTGAACAACTCCTTTTCTCACGTTGGCATCCCTTcgtcatgaaaaaaaaagtagcAAATATGTAATACAGACCGAGTGGAAAATACAGTTAATACAGTGGAACGGCTCTTCCAGCCGCGTTCTATAGGTAGAATACTTATTTGGCAACAATTAACAACAATCGAGATCAAAGATCATCCGCGGTGATGGCTCTCTCAGCTTTGGCGAAGCGCTTCCGGAGTAACTTTGAACCATTTCGCGAGCGTTGATCCCAAGGCATGCAAGATTCCCGCGGTCTCGAAAATGGAATTTACGACTTGTCGATAGAACAGCGCGGAGATCCCGTGTCGTGCAGCGAGATCGTATCGTTTTCATCTCGGATCGTGCGACACGAGATCTCCGTTCTGATCACTGGCGAAGCAATCGGCAGTAGGGGGTTCTAAGATTACGCGTAGTGTTGCTAAAACGGCTGACAGTTAAATTCGGAAAACAAGAATTGTGAGATTTTGGACGACTTCGAATCACTTGGGGCTGCTTATCTTCGAGAATATCTCAACGTCTCGTATTTAAATAACTATTTGacctacgacgacgacgccgttGAGGAGACGCGCTCCTCTCGCGATCGATGTATCGTCATGGGCGAACGATCACAACGATCACCAACCAGCGACGAACgatcgataataaaaaatcttttctttatattcgTCTTCGAAATCGATGAAGACCGAGGTACGAAATCTCTATGGGTGTAAAGAGAGGCGCAGTGACATTCAAGGTGGCAAACTGCAATTCGGGACGATAGACGAGAAATGTGCGCGCTCTTCGGAAACCGGGAGTGGAAGTGAAGTGTCGCTCGAGCTCATCAAATAGGAACGAGCAATCTCGCGTCTCCACGTGACACAATCACGAaacttctcttcctttctttacATGGCGCTTCGAACCCCGAAGAGCGCTACTTTACTGAACCCACGAAGCCGGTACCCAGAGCGGCTCGGACTCCACCCGATGAATCGCGTTGACTAGCTGCTCGAATGCCATCGGAAGGTCGGCGTTCACTATCACCTCGTCGAAGAGGTGAGAGTACAAGAATTCTATCTTCTCCGCACTGTGCAAAATCTCATGGAATTCCTCGTCCTGTAATGTGATCAAAATTTAAGTGCGCGtgtaaagatatttaatgttGAATATTAGAAATGAAACGAAAGTGAAGTCTACAGCatttaagagagaaaaaattaatttatgatataaatgaCGATTAGACTTAGAGTATTGGCTTATTAAGTAAGTAAGCTTCAAGGAAGTGTGTGATTTACCGTAAAGCCTCGGGAATTACTCTCGTCGAAGGTTGATCTCGCCCTAGCCTCGTTTCTCGTCTCCTTCAGCACTTCAAACTTCGGCGGTTTCACATATATAACGTACGGCCTGAGTTGCGGTGTTCTCAGCATCTTGAGGGCTTGATAGTGTGGATTCAGGAGACACACGTATCCAGCGTTTACGAGCGAGCTCACGCTCTCGGAACTGGTACCGTACAAATTACCCTTATACTCGCCGTACTCGATGAACTTGCCTGCGTCGACGTCCTCTTCCATTTTCTCCCGAGACACGAAATGATACTCCTTAGCATTTATCTCGCCCGGTCGCGGTGGCCTAGACGTATCTAACGAAAGGGAAGACAGACTTAATACTTACTCTTTTAGGTCTTAATGCCAAAATcatgatttgattttattatcaagTATTAGACAAATGTTTTCAAGTGGAAAAACTTACAGGGCACGGGAGTCTTGTACTTTTCGGTGTCGGTTGCCATGAGCCGCCTCTTCAACTCGTTCCTGCCGACCCCCGGTGGCCCGATGAGAACCACCGGCCGGTACAGACCCGGCCTGGGGTAGAGTTTCGCGACCTCTTCGTAGGTCGGTACCTCTTCCCGGTCGAAGTCGTCGTTCTCTGCAGCGTCATACAtgatttttttagttttaattccCTGCAAGTTGCACTTTGTGGGCGAGGCGTGCAAAGAGGTACTGGGACGGGGGCACAATGCGGGCAAAGGCACTGGAACAGAACACAAGCCTAACCGACGGTTAGGTCGTCAGGCCATCCATCCGTTAAAGAAGCGCAGCCGAGATCAGCTTACCAAATTAACGGGTAACCACCTCGGGCACAACTCTGCCGCGTACACAACCGAGCATTGACTCATCCTAAAGTACACTTGAGGTGGTCACTAACGAACAATAATTCATTATGCAACATCGCTACTATTTGCGCTATATTAGTGACAAGCTTTTATTAACAACGCCAGCCTTGAGACAGAGCACTTCTCGGAGTATATTGATCTTTCAAGCTTTCTTTGATTTACCCAAAGAAATACGCCTTTGGAAAAACtcaagtaaattttaatacaaatttacaaattaagcAGATAAAAAcgcgaaatttttaaaatcaagGTACTCCGAGCATCTATACTACtctgataattttaataactgcGAACTTCGTGCAACATTGATCAACTGCCGCTAACAGTATGAACATTATGAAGATGAAATACACTCGATGATGTTATGTAACTCGATGAGATGAATGATTAGACCAAGACCAAACGAATTATTCAGCCACGTAAAGCAAACCACATCCACGTACTTATATTGTCCTCGTCCTGTTTCTCCTTCTGCTGTCGTTCGAGGAGAATCCTGCGTTCCTGAAGAGCCCTGCTGGGGATCAAGCCTGCTCTCATATTTCGGTCGCCTTCCCGTCTGGCTTGCCACCTATATTTAAACAAGTATCGTAATTATTTGTTGCAAATTCATTCAAGATGTATTTCTAGCGATGCGATTAGATTTACCAGTAGGCGTCATCTTGGCTGACGATATGCAGAACGTCGCCCTTGGTGAAGTCTAGTCCGGCTTCTTTGCAAGGAATATAGGGATCCTCAGCCGCCACGTACGAAAAGTGTGCTCTCACACGAACCTAAATGATTCGATGCATTTAGTTTCTactattattgtatattattatattattattaacgcgattattaaattttacctTGCTTTCTCTGACTCCACTCTTGCTGTCCGCAGGCACAATTTTGAAAGTGATTGTCCCTTCCGAATTTtgctagaaaaaaattaaactcaTTGTTCTCAGTATTTTGGgagtatattttaattgtatattatcaaatatttttatcatgttaaatatagaacatttttatgtgaaagtctagacaatttaaaaatttttaaaagactACATGTTCTTTTCCAGATTTATTagctaatttaaatttaacactcAAAACACCAGAAATAATAGTGTCTActtgcaaatataaattattttaattttgtgatCAAACAAGGTTTTTTTGTACGAATATCatggaatataaataaaatgataaaactaattttcgtttttctgAATAGCATATGGAGTTTTTgctattttcgtatttttaaattcGAAAAATTGAACGACTGAGAGATTCTATTATTCTTTTTGCAGTTTCGCTAGCCACgtgtaatttgtttttaatacaGTAAAAGACAAAATTTATCCTACCAAAATATGCAGGACGAAACTAGGCGTCTTTCCCTCAACGCTGATACCGTTAACTTCGCAGACCTCGTCGCCGACGTGAATGAGACCAGATCTGTCGGCTGCGCCGCCGTGCATTATCCGCGCGATCACGATCTTGCCAGTGACCTCACAGGTTTTTATGGTCGCCCCCTAATGTCAAGGTGCAAACTAGTATTGTCATTGCGTtgcatctcgcgcgcgaacgcgaactAGGGAgcggcttctctttctcttcttaaaaaaatttaaaaaaataaagagaagtCTTCTCGCGGAAAGGCGATAAGATCGGTGCGTTCGTCAATTCGTGTGCCATCATCGATTAATCCGAATCGTCAAGACGCACAGAGATAAACGAGCATTGCATCAGCTATTCCAGATAACACAAACGTCCAAAAGATGTTACGGAGAGGTATCCAAAAGATCTGATCTTTCAAAtatccattaaaaatgttttaaatgtcTTTTGGAGTTTGGTGTTGCTTAAAGTGCTTTCTTATCTCTCTACATATTTCTCGAGATAAACAGAAATGGGCATTATAAATACTATTTGTGAAACAAAGTTGTCCTTTACCGACTTGCATCTCGAGAAACGGTATGTATCATGAAGTACAGTTATCTCATCATAattgcaaaccagaaaattataataaatgcagtCCAAAtgtttttgtacattttgtgatttgtaataaaaagtgATTTTATGCTAGATTAGTCTAAATTGATTCATATGGAATATCTTTAATTCAAGTGCATCTTTACACGTGCATTTGTCGAGAGAAAACTCCACTTCGTGATATCTGAAACACAGTCATGCGGGACGATAACAACAGATACGAGTTGCAATATAACAACAGATTTTATTTACAAGCGAAAACGCAAGAGAACAACTCAAGAAAACTCAACATATGCGGACGCAACAGAGGCGAACAAAgcaaaatcaataaaattgtgcaaagaagaaagaatcagcatttgtaacaattattttcaactTGATCTACCCTGTGATCGCAGTGCGATAATGAGACCGAAGGTGATTAGAGATCTACGTTGAAGCAGGGATCGAAACTAGTTTTAATTTCGCTTAATCTGAATTTAATTGTCagttattaattgtattatccGTTACATTGTActcattatgaaatatttacatgtatgatgtattaatttatattattaattatctttcgCCTCATTACGGCAAAATGGTCTACCACTCACCAGTTTCGATCCTGTGACAAAAGCGAGGCAAagtgaaaaggaaaagagaacaGTGTTGCACAAGGCAGTTTCGTAATGACGTAAAGTCAGGTGTTCATCACAGGTTCAGCATACCAGCATTCAGGCGACTTACCACGATCGGTTCAACGCCGGCGTCACCCTTCGAAGCAAGTTTGACGATGAAAGAAACACGTGATTACTTGGTTACTCTTTTGCGCACTCTCTCGTACTCGTGTTGGCTACTCTTTACTCTTGGAGGACGGTAGTGATATCGAAATCGCAAGCTACGCAAATACGTGACTCGCCTGTCTACGCCGATACTAGGTAGCAGCACTTCGCGTCTCATGCAAGTCGACGCGAACGCACAACCAAGTGTGGGCGAAAAAAACGAATCTCTTTTACTGCTCTGGCAAAAAAGAATCCCTCTACTAATTTGCCCCATTACCCCGCCCACGCTTTCCCCAAATGCAGACAAACGCGTACACTCGAACACTACTCGATCGACGGGGGGGGGTTTCCCCCGTCTCTCGCTCTTGTTCGCACCCTCGGGTTAATCGAGTGAAAGACGATCAGAAAGACACTGTTATTGCAAATGCCGACTCAACGATCGATCTGACGTACCAGGGGCTCGTTCGATTTCACCAGCTGGACGATCTTCACCgtctcctcgtcctcgtccacCTCCAGCGGGATCTCTGGCAGCCTCGGATAGTAATCCTTTTGTGCCACCGCATCGTGAGCGCACAGGAGACCCTTTAGAGATAATAAGAAATACGTTACAACATAGTTTTGGCTATTAACTTTTTTAGTTCTAAAATTGCGAATACAAAGACAAATTCATGGAAGCAAAAGTGAATTTATAGAAATGAAGATGGTTTTTTActagtttaattttaaatattataacttaaatTTACATGCAAATCTATGTATTATTTCCTTAAAAGGATTTTTTccgaaagaattatttcatcgTAGAAAATATTCTGGAAATATGCTGGCGCTTTATTACCTGGATGTGCGGTTTTTGCAGCAAGTGGAAAAGTTCCTTGTACTCGGCCGAGACATGTGTTTTGGTCGATAACATATCGAGGACTTCGACGTCAATGTCCATCGAGTTCGAGAGTACGGGGAAAAACTTATCATCCTTGGTATTGTtgagaattttattatgaacATTCACCAGAGCGTTTAGTTCCTTTGACTGCAATAATTCACTCAGAAACCCGAATTCCTCTTCGGTGCAGCTAGGTATCTCCGACTTGTTCTCTTGTAGCGAGTTCAACAGTTTGGACAATGctgaaatgttaaataaacagATAAGTCTGAAAAGtacagtaaaaaaataaaatataacaaaatatattatctaattaactccacgtttaaaaaaattttatgttaaaaaaatatataaaataaaaagtaaaaacttcaagttaaatataaattttttattcgaacattttatttattatttaatctattgagtaatttttagttttataatttataaatgtgtaaaattatgtatattaatatataaagtatatctttattaaaaaattaattttatataagctgaatatataaaaagtacaaCAATATAACGAACtcatatttctataaattattttaaattaaggaCAATGAATTTTCTTTCAGCGCGCTCTTACACGCGCcgatcaataaattaatttctaagcACAAAGCACTCGTTCGAGACCTCCTTTCTATCCGGCAAATTGAAACACGCGGAAATGTGCAGTCGTGGTTAAAATATCCGCTTACGCGACGCATTCTATAGCCACGATTCCATTAGAAGATTCCGTTATTATCCGCGATCGCGTCTATTTACACTCCGGCTTACCCCattctatatttatagataAGGTACAATGCTCGCGCTGACCGCacgttttattaatacatgtcTTTGACGAACATTCATCCGTATTGAATTATATTCTGCAACCTGCTTCAATAATTCGATCTCACCTGCGcgcaccctctctctctctccttcccacCCACCCTTCGATCTCCTCAAACGCAACGAGCAGAAACCTCATTAATACACTATCACGACAGTCATAGTCGAAATCTCCGAAACGAAAATCACCCTCTTTTGAGCATCCTGATTCAACGCACCGCTCAAATCGAATCCCGAGCGCAAACACGAGTGAGGCCTTCGACGCCGCTCCTCTTTGCCGCTTCCGAGCTCCTCTTCTTCGGCCATCGACTCGCACTTACCGGGGTCCCAGTTAACGTTCTCCATGACGACGGCCGCTGTCATAATTCGCACTCGGTACTCGATCAGGTGTCCCCGCGCACCGCGGCGGTGGCGAAGAGgtgggcgtcgcgacgcacgGCGGGTATCAGAGACGGCGATAGCGGGACTCGGGTCGGCGTATTTCCGTCGGGGTCGCGCGCTGCGCCGCCGCGCCGACGGCGACGATGCTGTTGGATCCGCTGCTTCTTCCTCTCGTCGGCGTGTCGCGTACGCGCCTGGAGAGTGTCGTTATCATAGCGAGAATAATCCGTTACGTAAGCAGCCTGTCACTCGACACGGGGTAGGATGATCGCCACCGGATTGGCCTGCCCCGTGCGGCTCCTCAACATggctctgtctctctctcttctctctttccctcttccaCGGCCTCTTTTTCCTCCTCGGCCTACGCTGCTCCGAATGCGACGCACTCTTCGACGAGAGAATGCACGCGATGGGACACCGAGGACCTCCCCGTCGACGACATCCAGCCGGCACTAGTGCACCCCCGACGACGACGTACGCTCGTTCCCCGCGCACTCAGACGCGGCACGGTGCCATGTTGAAAGGCGCCGCGACGCTCCGTGCACCCTTCTTCGGccagtttctctctcttcctccggCGTATGCGGGCCACGGAAAGAGACGGATGACTCGTCGAAACCCGACCCTACTTCTGTGCCTGCACAGGGACGGCGTCGGTCGTGAACTGCGTGGCAACTTCGAAGCGCCTTCCTGAAGGGTTCGagtgatttatataattcaagagtagtgataaatataaatatattttaacgatcgtgaattatatttaaccTTGTTTACAATAGTTTTTGTAAGATACTTTTTCCGGAGAGTGCgatcataaaattaatcaaagtcCGGCTTCATTTTAACGCAGAAATATTCATTTAGTGAATTTACAACGTGTTTACAttaacgcgcgcacgcgtagATGATTTCCTACATGATGAGGGATGATCTAACAAAAAGAATGTAGAAGAGAAAGATGGTTCCTTGAAGTCGCGGATAGAGTAAACTCGAATCGAAGAGATCTTTGAGAAATAAAGGGAGCGCGCTTGGGTTAacgattttatttacatatatttgtatttcgtTGCGTATTGTAGCTCTTGCGACGATTCAAATTATTTGTACGAGAAGCCAGCTCTGCaatcacacatacatacatagcacacacgcgcgcgcgtacccaGCTGGCGTGAtgtaaagtcactagatatatctagtgactttacgTAGATGGCGTTCATGGCGCCATCTGTTAAAAGTTAAACGCGGCGTGGTACAGAGTTGATCGATAATGAACTagcgtattaattattaaacagcaATTACACGTTTATTACATGAAACTAACGTCTAAAGTTATCGCCAGCAATTCCATCGCACAACGAAGATTGAGATAACGGATAATCGACACGCAATTCTTCATTTGCGATTTTTATTCTCCGCTACCGCGGCGTCCATCGATGGACactgtaatttatttcatttcataactgaaaatgtaagaaaatccGCGCAACGTTGTGCCGGCGATTAAACGGAACCGCCAGAAACGCAACGCTCCGCGTGCACtgtcgccgcgccgcgctgaAAGTCGCATACTCGGCGTTTTACATCGTGCCCGAAGAAGGAAACGGGCAAGGACGGAGCTCCTGCTCTGTCGAATCTTCTGGGcgtcgcggcggcggcggcggcggcggtggcgttCTGCCGCGCCGCGGCGCCACCGTCGCAGTGTGTACATGCAGTTGTCTATATGCGAAACGTTTCGACGTGCGTTCCGCGGCGTTTTTACGGTGATTTTAGCGCGGTGCACACCCGGCGAATCGCGCCGTGCCGTTTCCCGCGGTACGTCGAGCCGAGCTGACGTCACGAGTCTTGGTAAGGCCACCGGTTTCACTTTACTTTTCGCGTGCGACGGTCGTCGGGTTTGACATGGCGTGTGTTTGacactcgctcgcgcgcgggcgcCCCGCGCCATCCGATTTTCGCGaacgtcgcgcgcgacgcCCGTCGTCCCCCGGCCGACGCggcgcgcggcgtcgcgacggccGATCGGGACGCACGCCGACGCCGGGGAAATCGCGTCGCTCCGTCGACGCGGCGCGTCGCTGCGACCGGGGATCCACAAGTGGTTGCGTCGTGGTGCGCGGGCGCGTgtcgtgtgtgcgtgtgcccCACGCGCGAGCCAGctagcgagcgagcgtgtgcgtgtgcgtgcgcgacgacgacgatgaaacgtcacgccgcgccgccgcgacgcagccgcgccgcgacgcgacgttccCGAGAGAATCGGTCGCCAGTTCGGAGCAGGGCCGCATCTAGAACGTCCCCTAGAGGCGGTCCGAGAGCGGATTCAAGTTTCAAAGTAAAAGAAATCGGGTGGTTGGTTTCCCCTACCGGTTCCCGTCGTTCCGAAAGCATCTTCTGGTTTAATTTTGATAGCCGTTTCCTGcgcgaatatataatatttctgcgcggatgactaattgtaagtgtTGTTTATCCTAATAACCTATGCGCGACGTAGATGTAATTGGAGTCAtcgcaatttattttcttccttgTGCAGAGATACAGCTTAATATTTTGGAAATATTTTGCGTATCGTTGTAAGTTGTACGTGtttcaaaattgataattatgtaatgGTTAAGTAAGATTGTTTTTTTTGGGCGACGTACGTGAGCCAATATTTCTGTGAAGGTATGAAAACGCAATTTGATATTTACAGCAATGTTTCTGTCTTACTTGGACCTTCTGCGACAACATTGTGATGTAACATGTGTGACTTTTgacaataaattgtatatatccGATTGTTAAGATGTTGTTGATTACTCGAAATAACTCCTCCAAATTCTcctgcatttttatttacaaagatCTTTTTCCGTTGTTGCAGAGGCCTCCTTGCGCACAATTTTGCATCCCtcacttcttttttattcatcgTTTGGTAAgcccaatattttatttattttctccttATTATTCCTACATCAGTTTTTAATTCAACTTAATACACTCTTTCCCAATTGTTTTAGCTTTAGTTATGGTATGTTCCACtgtttttttgaatttttcttttatttctatgtgcgattatttattttgtacgtTTGGACACGGTATATTCTTTTCCTTCCAATAGTGTCGACTAAATcgatacaatttaaaaaatcaactaTATAATAGTGTTCTATAGAGGAACGTTGTTAAAAtgattgttattttatgaCGACCGAATGGACCGAATGAAATGAATTAACCACAGTTGTGTAGAAAAAGCCCCCGTCATTTTTATTACCACGTGGTGCAAAAACAATATACGTTtatgaaattgtaaaaataaacataaaaaaatagccGAAAATTCGGTTGGGTGCACGGCTCAGTGAAACGTGTTTTCGCAACGGCGACCATCCAAATCTGCACAGAGTAATCGAGACGCTTTCGAAAACTATGAAACATTGTGCATGTTTTAATATCGACggagaaaaattacatttgcgtTTTAATAGTTGTTCTCAAATCATTTATGGCGTTTTCCGGCATAAACGATTTGTTCGaactaaaaatttcaaatttttaatttaggaTTTCAACCAATTATTCCGTTGCCGTATACTTTGCGAATCATTTGAAACTTGCCCCTAGTATGGGCAATAATATTACCCGTCTTGcataaacaattaatatactataatatttcGAACTGATCGAcatcttataatatttctcttcaACATTTGTTGTAAATTCGGTGTTGCGTTCGAGTAACTTTCCGGGAATGTAAGAACTAGGATTTCCAGTGAAAAATAATAGTCTACGGCTTCTTCGTTACGATGTATGATAATCCGCTTAATTCGTGTCTTCGGTCTTCCCTTCTTCAACGATCACCCTGTACAACGAGCTTGATCGTC
Coding sequences within:
- the LOC105275816 gene encoding MAGUK p55 subfamily member 7 isoform X1 translates to MTAAVVMENVNWDPGKCESMAEEEELGSGKEERRRRPHSCLRSGFDLSALSKLLNSLQENKSEIPSCTEEEFGFLSELLQSKELNALVNVHNKILNNTKDDKFFPVLSNSMDIDVEVLDMLSTKTHVSAEYKELFHLLQKPHIQGLLCAHDAVAQKDYYPRLPEIPLEVDEDEETVKIVQLVKSNEPLGDAGVEPIVGATIKTCEVTGKIVIARIMHGGAADRSGLIHVGDEVCEVNGISVEGKTPSFVLHILQNSEGTITFKIVPADSKSGVRESKVRVRAHFSYVAAEDPYIPCKEAGLDFTKGDVLHIVSQDDAYWWQARREGDRNMRAGLIPSRALQERRILLERQQKEKQDEDNISLCSVPVPLPALCPRPSTSLHASPTKCNLQGIKTKKIMYDAAENDDFDREEVPTYEEVAKLYPRPGLYRPVVLIGPPGVGRNELKRRLMATDTEKYKTPVPYTSRPPRPGEINAKEYHFVSREKMEEDVDAGKFIEYGEYKGNLYGTSSESVSSLVNAGYVCLLNPHYQALKMLRTPQLRPYVIYVKPPKFEVLKETRNEARARSTFDESNSRGFTDEEFHEILHSAEKIEFLYSHLFDEVIVNADLPMAFEQLVNAIHRVESEPLWVPASWVQ
- the LOC105275816 gene encoding MAGUK p55 subfamily member 7 isoform X5 translates to MTAAVVMENVNWDPALSKLLNSLQENKSEIPSCTEEEFGFLSELLQSKELNALVNVHNKILNNTKDDKFFPVLSNSMDIDVEVLDMLSTKTHVSAEYKELFHLLQKPHIQGLLCAHDAVAQKDYYPRLPEIPLEVDEDEETVKIVQLVKSNEPLGATIKTCEVTGKIVIARIMHGGAADRSGLIHVGDEVCEVNGISVEGKTPSFVLHILQNSEGTITFKIVPADSKSGVRESKVRVRAHFSYVAAEDPYIPCKEAGLDFTKGDVLHIVSQDDAYWWQARREGDRNMRAGLIPSRALQERRILLERQQKEKQDEDNISLCSVPVPLPALCPRPSTSLHASPTKCNLQGIKTKKIMYDAAENDDFDREEVPTYEEVAKLYPRPGLYRPVVLIGPPGVGRNELKRRLMATDTEKYKTPVPYTSRPPRPGEINAKEYHFVSREKMEEDVDAGKFIEYGEYKGNLYGTSSESVSSLVNAGYVCLLNPHYQALKMLRTPQLRPYVIYVKPPKFEVLKETRNEARARSTFDESNSRGFTDEEFHEILHSAEKIEFLYSHLFDEVIVNADLPMAFEQLVNAIHRVESEPLWVPASWVQ
- the LOC105275816 gene encoding MAGUK p55 subfamily member 7 isoform X3, which codes for MTAAVVMENVNWDPALSKLLNSLQENKSEIPSCTEEEFGFLSELLQSKELNALVNVHNKILNNTKDDKFFPVLSNSMDIDVEVLDMLSTKTHVSAEYKELFHLLQKPHIQGLLCAHDAVAQKDYYPRLPEIPLEVDEDEETVKIVQLVKSNEPLGDAGVEPIVGATIKTCEVTGKIVIARIMHGGAADRSGLIHVGDEVCEVNGISVEGKTPSFVLHILQNSEGTITFKIVPADSKSGVRESKVRVRAHFSYVAAEDPYIPCKEAGLDFTKGDVLHIVSQDDAYWWQARREGDRNMRAGLIPSRALQERRILLERQQKEKQDEDNISLCSVPVPLPALCPRPSTSLHASPTKCNLQGIKTKKIMYDAAENDDFDREEVPTYEEVAKLYPRPGLYRPVVLIGPPGVGRNELKRRLMATDTEKYKTPVPYTSRPPRPGEINAKEYHFVSREKMEEDVDAGKFIEYGEYKGNLYGTSSESVSSLVNAGYVCLLNPHYQALKMLRTPQLRPYVIYVKPPKFEVLKETRNEARARSTFDESNSRGFTDEEFHEILHSAEKIEFLYSHLFDEVIVNADLPMAFEQLVNAIHRVESEPLWVPASWVQ
- the LOC105275816 gene encoding MAGUK p55 subfamily member 7 isoform X4 gives rise to the protein MTAAVVMENVNWDPGKCESMAEEEELGSGKEERRRRPHSCLRSGFDLSALSKLLNSLQENKSEIPSCTEEEFGFLSELLQSKELNALVNVHNKILNNTKDDKFFPVLSNSMDIDVEVLDMLSTKTHVSAEYKELFHLLQKPHIQGLLCAHDAVAQKDYYPRLPEIPLEVDEDEETVKIVQLVKSNEPLGDAGVEPIVGATIKTCEVTGKIVIARIMHGGAADRSGLIHVGDEVCEVNGISVEGKTPSFVLHILQNSEGTITFKIVPADSKSGVRESKVRVRAHFSYVAAEDPYIPCKEAGLDFTKGDVLHIVSQDDAYWWQARREGDRNMRAGLIPSRALQERRILLERQQKEKQDEDNIKNDDFDREEVPTYEEVAKLYPRPGLYRPVVLIGPPGVGRNELKRRLMATDTEKYKTPVPYTSRPPRPGEINAKEYHFVSREKMEEDVDAGKFIEYGEYKGNLYGTSSESVSSLVNAGYVCLLNPHYQALKMLRTPQLRPYVIYVKPPKFEVLKETRNEARARSTFDESNSRGFTDEEFHEILHSAEKIEFLYSHLFDEVIVNADLPMAFEQLVNAIHRVESEPLWVPASWVQ
- the LOC105275816 gene encoding MAGUK p55 subfamily member 7 isoform X6, encoding MTAAVVMENVNWDPALSKLLNSLQENKSEIPSCTEEEFGFLSELLQSKELNALVNVHNKILNNTKDDKFFPVLSNSMDIDVEVLDMLSTKTHVSAEYKELFHLLQKPHIQGLLCAHDAVAQKDYYPRLPEIPLEVDEDEETVKIVQLVKSNEPLGDAGVEPIVGATIKTCEVTGKIVIARIMHGGAADRSGLIHVGDEVCEVNGISVEGKTPSFVLHILQNSEGTITFKIVPADSKSGVRESKVRVRAHFSYVAAEDPYIPCKEAGLDFTKGDVLHIVSQDDAYWWQARREGDRNMRAGLIPSRALQERRILLERQQKEKQDEDNIKNDDFDREEVPTYEEVAKLYPRPGLYRPVVLIGPPGVGRNELKRRLMATDTEKYKTPVPYTSRPPRPGEINAKEYHFVSREKMEEDVDAGKFIEYGEYKGNLYGTSSESVSSLVNAGYVCLLNPHYQALKMLRTPQLRPYVIYVKPPKFEVLKETRNEARARSTFDESNSRGFTDEEFHEILHSAEKIEFLYSHLFDEVIVNADLPMAFEQLVNAIHRVESEPLWVPASWVQ
- the LOC105275816 gene encoding MAGUK p55 subfamily member 7 isoform X7, which codes for MTAAVVMENVNWDPALSKLLNSLQENKSEIPSCTEEEFGFLSELLQSKELNALVNVHNKILNNTKDDKFFPVLSNSMDIDVEVLDMLSTKTHVSAEYKELFHLLQKPHIQGLLCAHDAVAQKDYYPRLPEIPLEVDEDEETVKIVQLVKSNEPLGATIKTCEVTGKIVIARIMHGGAADRSGLIHVGDEVCEVNGISVEGKTPSFVLHILQNSEGTITFKIVPADSKSGVRESKVRVRAHFSYVAAEDPYIPCKEAGLDFTKGDVLHIVSQDDAYWWQARREGDRNMRAGLIPSRALQERRILLERQQKEKQDEDNIKNDDFDREEVPTYEEVAKLYPRPGLYRPVVLIGPPGVGRNELKRRLMATDTEKYKTPVPYTSRPPRPGEINAKEYHFVSREKMEEDVDAGKFIEYGEYKGNLYGTSSESVSSLVNAGYVCLLNPHYQALKMLRTPQLRPYVIYVKPPKFEVLKETRNEARARSTFDESNSRGFTDEEFHEILHSAEKIEFLYSHLFDEVIVNADLPMAFEQLVNAIHRVESEPLWVPASWVQ